In Mycoplasmopsis meleagridis, the genomic stretch TCCAAAAACAACTAAAGAAAAAATAACAACAAATATACAAGCTACTAAAATACCTAAAATAATCATTATTTCTCCTTCTTTTTTCTTTTGCTCTTTTTATAAAATAGATATTCAGTTAGTCCTAAAAATATGAACACTGCTATCATAACAATTACCGGAATATTACCTGGAGAAGGAATAAAAACGCAAAAAATAAATGTAAATAAAAATAAAAATACTCATAAAGGAACATTAATTTTATTTTTGCTTTTTTTCATATAACTTCATCCAAAAGCAAATAAAACGCCAATAATAGAACCAAGTACGCCAACAGAAATAACATATAAATATTTTTGTGGAAACTGTGCTACTGCAAGATAAATACCTAGTGCTAAAAATAAATGTGGAAGCATACTTAAAAGCGTTAATATTGAACCTCAGAATTTTCCAAATTTTTTAATACAAATATAAGAAATTGATTGAATTACAGACGGTCCTGGTAACATATTAGTTACAATTACCATTCGATCAAATTCTTCTTTAGTAAGTCATCCTTTTTTATAAACTGCCTCTTTTTCAATAACAGGCATAAGAGCATTACCACCACCAAAACCTATTAGTGTAATTTTGATAACAAATAAAAAAATAACAA encodes the following:
- a CDS encoding chromate transporter; amino-acid sequence: MKKTKEKVGTNKIKDFFVIFLFVIKITLIGFGGGNALMPVIEKEAVYKKGWLTKEEFDRMVIVTNMLPGPSVIQSISYICIKKFGKFWGSILTLLSMLPHLFLALGIYLAVAQFPQKYLYVISVGVLGSIIGVLFAFGWSYMKKSKNKINVPLWVFLFLFTFIFCVFIPSPGNIPVIVMIAVFIFLGLTEYLFYKKSKRKKKEK